From the Saccharomycodes ludwigii strain NBRC 1722 chromosome I, whole genome shotgun sequence genome, one window contains:
- a CDS encoding uncharacterized protein (similar to Saccharomyces cerevisiae YJR004C | SAG1 | Sexual AGglutination): protein MYRKKKGLFFNMFLHLLFVLLITCTNATSEILAITFSDLSFSPQGAKYPEESWTATFNFAIDAGIPIDIGDYFTVSMPHIYRLKIGDDEGSFDVRLSDGTNAFRCYAYQQAAYLYEDTILACESYNSFTSANMVTGSISVSLIFSNGDSYYKYELQNANFFQADTPQNVLFGDELSANITFDSLGENNEMYYFARTTTYGTLESYTLGHACRNGYILGGTEILTYDINNENNGIDCDNSQVGLTSNFNDWLFPIDYLEVDYDCGNNIIEITVGPLDNGVRIWANNLQKLPNENNTIHNRYSILYTCTDTIASTQYIINTATDQIILITQDLNTGSASIITKTAELTTTITTPGSLSYTTTYATNVWTSTGTDGVPTTSTIIYVETPEASGTTTTTGPWTGTYTSTYSTSVYTTTGTDGVPTTSTIIYVETPEASGTTTTTGPWTGTYTSTYSTSVYTTTGTDGVPTTSTIIYVETPEASGTTTTTGPWTGTYTSTYSTSIFTNTGTDGVPTTSTIIYVETPEASRTTTTTGPWTGTYTSTYSTSAYTTTGTDGVPTTSTIIYVETPEASETTTTTGSWTGTYTSTYSTSVYTTTGTDGVPTTSTIIYVETPEASGTTTTTGPWTGTYTSTYSTSVYTTTGTDGVPTTSTIIYVETPEASGTTTTTGPWTGTYTSTYSTSVYTTTGTDGVPTTSTIIYVETPEASGTTTTTGPWTGTYTSTYSTSIFTNTGTDGVPTTSTIIYVETPEASRTTTTTGPWTGTYTSTYSTSVYTTTGTDGVPTTSTIIYVETPEASRTTTTTGPWTGTYTSTYSTSAYTTTGTDGVPTTSTIIYVETPEASRTTTTTGPWTGTYTSTYSTSAYTTTGTDGVPTTSTIIYVETPEASRTTTTTGPWTGTYTSTYSTSAYTTTGTDGVPTTSTIIYVETPEANGTTTTTGPWTGTYTSTYSTSVYTTTGTDGVPTTSTIIYVETPEASRTTTTTGPWTGTYTSTYSTSIFTNTGTDGVPTTSTIIYVETPEASGTTTTTGPWTGTYTSTYSTSVYTTTGTDGVPTTSTIIYVETPEASGTTTTTGPWTGTYTSTYSTSIFTNTGTDGVPTTSTIIYVETPEASGTTTTTGPWTGTYTSTYSTSVYTTTGTDGVPTTSTIIYVETPEASGTTTTTGPWTGTYTSTYSTSIFTNTGTDGVPTTSTIIYVETPEASRTTTTTGPWTGTYTSTYSTSVYTTTGTDGVPTTSTIIYVETPEASGTTTTTGPWTGTYTSTYSTSAYTTTGTDGVPTTSTIIYVETPEASGTTTTTGSWTGTYTSTYSTSIFTNTGTDGVPTTSTIIYVETPEASRTTTTTGPWTGTYTSTYSTSVYTTTGTDGVPTTSTIIYVETPEASGTTTTTGPWTGTYTSTYSTSIFTNTGTDGVPTTSTIIYVETPEANGTTTTTGPWTGTYTSTYSTSVYTTTGTDGVPTTSTIIYVETPEASGTTTTTGPWTGTYTSTYSTSVYTTTGTDGVPTTSTIIYVETPEASGTKTTTGPWTGTYTSTYSTSIFTNTGTDGVPTTSTIIYVETPEASRTTTTTGPWTGTYTSTYSTSAYTTTGTDGVPTTSTIIYVETPEASGTTTTTGPWTGTYTSTYSTSVYTTTGTDGVPTTSTIIYVETPEASGTTTTTGPWTGTYTSTYSTSAYTTTGTDGVPTTSTIIYVETPVFGYFNSTTNILSSTLSFKLSDVVSSIMYFSSSTITSLVSLSSPEFATSSDTTLYTSSISIIPTMTATFGTRTSSSISNANTVTFLPSTLSNVFIDTTDSTVISNTYPVNFSTLNTLDTDNNTTTIDNVISKSTCSTMNIYPSVGSDDLTVSTEANKYSTFCGGDCTKIQNTSMVFVPEISTVTNTFFISVRSASLSTRVTEYTGTEGGFVTGISSDTTIITISNVRSTTQDAATNTSAFKIGISSVDAQHSSATASVLNQYSTFSLSSFQADANKNNASLYFYGIIIVFVFLF from the coding sequence ATGtatcgaaaaaaaaagggacttttttttaatatgtttTTACACTTactatttgttttattaataaccTGCACTAATGCAACATCTGAAATTCTGGCAATTACCTTTTCAGATTTAAGTTTTTCCCCCCAAGGAGCCAAATATCCAGAAGAAAGCTGGACTGCAACCTTTAATTTTGCTATTGATGCTGGTATCCCCATTGATATTGGCGACTACTTCACAGTGTCAATGCCGCACATTTACAGGTTAAAGATTGGTGATGATGAAGGTTCATTTGACGTTAGATTGTCTGACGGAACTAATGCCTTCCGCTGTTATGCCTATCAGCAAGCAGCTTATCTATATGAAGACACTATTTTAGCTTGCGAATCGTACAACTCATTTACCTCCGCCAATATGGTTACTGGTAGTATTTCtgtttctttaatttttagcAATGGAGATTCCTATTACAAATATGAACTGCAAAAcgccaatttttttcaagcaGATACTCCTCAGAATGTTCTATTTGGTGATGAATTATCCGCCAATATTACCTTTGATTCTTTAGGTGAAAATAACGaaatgtattattttgcTCGTACTACCACCTATGGCACTTTAGAATCGTATACTTTGGGCCATGCATGTCGAAACGGTTACATTTTGGGTGGCACTGAAATTTTAACGTATGATATCAACAACGAAAATAATGGTATCGATTGTGATAATTCCCAGGTTGGCTTGACTAGTAATTTTAATGATTGGTTATTTCCCATTGACTACCTTGAGGTTGATTATGATTGtggcaataatattatagaGATTACTGTTGGACCATTGGATAATGGTGTTCGTATTTGGGCCAacaatttacaaaaattgcCAAACGAAAATAACACCATTCATAATAGATATTCTATTTTGTACACTTGCACAGATACCATTGCTAGCACTCAATACATCATCAACACAGCTACTGATCAGATTATTCTTATCACCCAGGATTTAAATACTGGGTCTGCCTCGATTATTACAAAGACTGCGGAATTAACTACAACTATAACCACACCTGGTTCCCTTTCCTATACCACTACTTATGCTACCAATGTTTGGACTAGTACCGGTACAGATGGGGTTCCTACCACGTCAACCATAATCTATGTGGAAACGCCAGAAGCTAGTGGAACTACAACAACTACTGggccatggactggtacatacactaGTACGTACTCTACAAGTGTGTATACAACAACTGGCACAGACGGGGTTCCTACCACTTCAACCATAATCTATGTGGAAACGCCAGAAGCTAGTGGAACTACAACAACTACTGgaccatggactggtacatacactaGTACGTACTCTACAAGTGTGTATACAACAACTGGCACAGACGGGGTTCCTACCACGTCAACCATAATCTATGTGGAAACGCCAGAAGCTAGTGGAACTACAACAACTACTGggccatggactggtacatacactaGTACGTATTCTACAAGTATATTCACTAATACCGGCACAGACGGGGTTCCTACCACGTCAACCATAATCTATGTGGAAACACCAGAAGCTAGTAGAACTACAACAACTACTGggccatggactggtacatacactaGTACGTACTCTACAAGTGCATATACAACAACTGGCACAGATGGGGTTCCTACCACTTCAACCATAATCTATGTGGAAACGCCAGAAGCTAGTGAAACTACAACAACTACTGGAtcatggactggtacatacactaGTACGTACTCTACAAGTGTATATACAACAACTGGCACAGATGGGGTTCCTACCACGTCAACCATAATCTATGTGGAAACGCCAGAAGCTAGTGGAACTACAACAACTACTGggccatggactggtacatacactaGTACGTACTCTACAAGTGTGTATACAACAACTGGCACAGACGGGGTTCCTACCACTTCAACCATAATCTATGTGGAAACGCCAGAAGCTAGTGGAACTACAACAACTACTGggccatggactggtacatacactaGTACGTACTCTACAAGTGTATATACAACAACTGGCACAGATGGGGTTCCTACCACGTCAACCATAATCTATGTGGAAACGCCAGAAGCTAGTGGAACTACAACAACTACTGgaccatggactggtacatacactaGTACGTATTCTACAAGTATATTCACTAATACCGGCACAGACGGGGTTCCTACCACGTCAACCATAATCTATGTGGAAACGCCAGAAGCTAGTAGAACTACAACAACTACTGggccatggactggtacatacactaGTACGTACTCTACAAGTGTGTATACAACAACTGGCACAGATGGGGTTCCTACCACTTCAACCATAATCTATGTGGAAACGCCAGAAGCTAGTAGAACTACAACAACTACTGggccatggactggtacatacaccAGTACGTACTCTACAAGTGCATATACAACAACTGGCACAGATGGGGTTCCTACCACGTCAACCATAATCTATGTGGAAACGCCAGAAGCTAGTAGAACTACAACAACTACTGggccatggactggtacatacaccAGTACGTACTCTACAAGTGCATATACAACAACTGGCACAGATGGGGTTCCTACCACTTCAACCATAATCTATGTGGAAACGCCAGAAGCTAGTAGAACTACAACAACTACTGggccatggactggtacatacaccAGTACGTACTCTACAAGTGCATATACAACAACTGGCACAGATGGGGTTCCTACCACTTCAACCATAATCTATGTGGAAACGCCAGAAGCTAATGGAACTACAACAACTACTGgaccatggactggtacatacactaGTACGTACTCTACAAGTGTATATACAACAACTGGCACAGATGGGGTTCCTACCACTTCAACCATAATCTATGTGGAAACGCCAGAAGCTAGTAGAACTACAACAACTACTGggccatggactggtacatacactaGTACGTATTCTACAAGTATATTCACTAATACCGGCACAGACGGGGTTCCTACCACGTCAACCATAATCTATGTGGAAACGCCAGAAGCTAGTGGAACTACAACAACTACTGggccatggactggtacatacactaGTACGTACTCTACAAGTGTATATACAACAACTGGCACAGATGGGGTTCCTACCACGTCAACCATAATCTATGTGGAAACGCCAGAAGCTAGTGGAACTACAACAACTACTGggccatggactggtacatacactaGTACGTATTCTACAAGTATATTCACTAATACCGGCACAGACGGGGTTCCTACCACGTCAACCATAATCTATGTGGAAACGCCAGAAGCTAGTGGAACTACAACAACTACTGggccatggactggtacatacactaGTACGTACTCTACAAGTGTATATACAACAACTGGCACAGATGGGGTTCCTACCACGTCAACCATAATCTATGTGGAAACGCCAGAAGCTAGTGGAACTACAACAACTACTGgaccatggactggtacatacactaGTACGTATTCTACAAGTATATTCACTAATACCGGCACAGACGGGGTTCCTACCACGTCAACCATAATCTATGTGGAAACGCCAGAAGCTAGTAGAACTACAACAACTACTGggccatggactggtacatacactaGTACGTACTCTACAAGTGTGTATACAACAACTGGCACAGACGGGGTTCCTACCACTTCAACCATAATCTATGTGGAAACGCCAGAAGCTAGTGGAACTACAACAACTACTGggccatggactggtacatacaccAGTACGTACTCTACAAGTGCATATACAACAACTGGCACAGATGGGGTTCCTACCACGTCAACCATAATCTATGTGGAAACGCCAGAAGCTAGTGGAACTACAACAACTACTGGAtcatggactggtacatacactaGTACGTATTCTACAAGTATATTCACAAATACCGGCACAGACGGGGTTCCTACCACGTCAACCATAATCTATGTGGAAACACCAGAAGCTAGTAGAACTACAACAACTACTGggccatggactggtacatacactaGTACGTACTCTACAAGTGTATATACAACAACTGGCACAGACGGGGTTCCTACCACTTCAACCATAATCTATGTGGAAACGCCAGAAGCTAGTGGAACTACAACAACTACTGggccatggactggtacatacactaGTACGTATTCTACAAGTATATTCACTAATACCGGTACAGACGGGGTTCCTACCACGTCAACCATAATCTATGTGGAAACGCCAGAAGCTAATGGAACTACAACAACTACTGgaccatggactggtacatacactaGTACGTACTCTACAAGTGTATATACAACAACTGGCACAGATGGGGTTCCTACCACGTCAACCATAATCTATGTGGAAACGCCAGAAGCTAGTGGAACTACAACAACTACTGgaccatggactggtacatacactaGTACGTACTCTACAAGTGTGTATACAACAACTGGCACAGACGGGGTTCCTACCACGTCAACCATAATCTATGTGGAAACGCCAGAAGCTAGTGGAACTAAAACAACTACTGgaccatggactggtacatacactaGTACGTATTCTACAAGTATATTCACAAATACCGGCACAGACGGGGTTCCTACCACGTCAACCATAATCTATGTGGAAACACCAGAAGCTAGTAGAACTACAACAACTACTGggccatggactggtacatacaccAGTACGTACTCTACAAGTGCATATACAACAACTGGCACAGATGGGGTTCCTACCACGTCAACCATAATCTATGTGGAAACGCCAGAAGCTAGTGGAACTACAACAACTACTGggccatggactggtacatacactaGTACGTACTCTACAAGTGTGTATACAACAACTGGCACAGACGGGGTTCCTACCACTTCAACCATAATCTATGTGGAAACGCCAGAAGCTAGTGGAACTACAACAACTACTGggccatggactggtacatacactaGTACGTACTCTACAAGTGCATATACAACAACTGGCACAGACGGGGTTCCTACCACGTCAACCATAATCTATGTGGAAACACCGgtttttggttattttaACAGTACcactaatattttatcaagcacattatcttttaaattatccGATGTTGTTTCATCTATTAtgtatttttcttcttctactATCACTTCACTTGTTTCCTTGTCATCTCCTGAATTTGCTACATCCTCTGATACTACTTTATATACTAGTTCCATTTCAATAATTCCCACTATGACCGCTACATTCGGTACTCGCACATCTTCTAGTATATCAAATGCCAATACAGTTACTTTTTTGCCATCTACATTATCAAATGTTTTCATTGATACAACAGATTCTACTGTTATCTCAAATACATATCctgttaatttttcaacattAAACACGTTGGACACAGATAATAACACTACTACTATCGATAATGTTATCAGTAAAAGTACCTGCTCTACTATGAATATTTATCCTTCTGTTGGTTCTGATGATCTTACGGTTTCTACCGaagcaaataaatattctaCTTTTTGTGGTGGTGACTGTACTAAAATACAAAACACTTCAATGGTTTTTGTTCCTGAAATTTCAACCGTAACTaatacattttttattagtgtTAGAAGCGCTAGTCTTAGCACCAGGGTTACGGAATACACGGGTACAGAAGGAGGTTTTGTTACTGGTATTTCATCTgatactactattattacaatTAGTAATGTCAGGTCAACTACCCAAGATGCTGCTACTAATACGAGTGCTTTTAAGATAGGAATATCAAGTGTTGACGCACAACATTCCTCAGCCACGGCTTCTGTTTTAAACCAGTATAGTACCTTCTCACTTTCCAGCTTTCAAGCTGATGCTAACAAGAACAATGCAAGCCTATACTTTTACggtattattatcgtttttgtttttttgttttag
- the TOP1 gene encoding DNA topoisomerase 1 (similar to Saccharomyces cerevisiae YOL006C | TOP1 | TOPoisomerase), which yields MYDYFELKKQERKSLTSQEKKQQRLEKEKFEEPYKYCYLDERKEQVGNFRIEPPGLFRGRGAHPKTGKLKRRVYPEEVVLNLDKDAPIPEPPAGHKWGEVRHDNTVQWLAMWRENISNSFKYVRFAANSSLKGMSDYKKFEKARELKKHIDVIRKDYKKNLKSKVMLERQMAVATYLIDVFALRAGGEKSEDEADTVGCCSLRYEHVTLKPPQTVIFDFLGKDSIRYYQEVEVDKQVFKSLAIFKRAPKKPGDQLFDRLDPSILNKHLQNYMPGLTAKVFRTYNASKTMQDQLDLIPNEGTVAEKVLKYNAANRAVAILCNHQRSVSKGHEASVQKATDKIAELEWQKIRYKKAILQLDKEELSKNPKYFEEISDLTKEQQAAIHKRVIEREREKWNKKFIRENEKLKFEGQDPLPEEQLKEWLNRTDELEKQLAHELETDEIEVRATLLDVDKLKAQIEKLENRIKISTIQLKDKEDNSQVALGTSKINYIDPRLSVVFCKKYDVPIEKIFTKTLREKFKWAIESVDEEWRF from the coding sequence ATGtatgattattttgaattaaaaaaacaagaaagaaaaagctTGACTTCTcaagaaaagaaacaacagagattagaaaaagaaaaatttgaagaaCCTTACAAATATTGCTATTTGgatgaaagaaaagaacAGGTTGGCAATTTCCGTATTGAACCACCTGGGTTATTCAGAGGTCGCGGTGCCCATCCTAAAACCggtaaattgaaaagaaggGTTTACCCAGAAGAAGTTGTATTAAACTTGGATAAGGATGCCCCCATTCCTGAACCGCCAGCTGGACACAAATGGGGGGAGGTTAGACACGATAATACCGTTCAATGGTTAGCTATGTGGCGGgaaaatatttctaattCTTTCAAGTATGTTAGATTTGCTGCAAACTCCTCTTTGAAAGGCATGAGCGATTACAAGAAATTTGAGAAGGCCcgtgaattaaaaaaacatattgaCGTAATTAGAAaggattataaaaaaaatttaaaaagcaAAGTTATGCTGGAAAGACAGATGGCAGTTGCCACCTATTTAATCGATGTATTTGCCTTAAGAGCTGGTGGTGAAAAATCAGAAGATGAAGCGGATACTGTTGGTTGCTGTTCGTTGAGATACGAACACGTTACGTTGAAGCCACCACAAACCGTCATATTTGACTTTTTGGGTAAGGATAGTATTAGATACTACCAGGAAGTTGAAGTTGATAAACAGGTTTTTAAAAGCCTAGCAATTTTTAAGCGTGCACCAAAGAAACCTGGTGATCAATTGTTTGATAGATTGGATCCATCGATTTTGAATAAACACTTGCAAAATTATATGCCTGGGTTAACGGCCAAAGTTTTTCGTACTTACAATGCTTCAAAAACTATGCAAGATCAATTGGATCTAATCCCAAATGAGGGCACTGTGGCTGAAAAAGTATTGAAATATAATGCTGCTAATAGGGCAGTTGCCATTTTATGTAATCATCAACGTTCTGTTTCCAAGGGCCACGAGGCTTCAGTGCAAAAGGCAACTGACAAAATTGCAGAGTTAGAATGGcaaaaaattagatatAAAAAGGCCATATTACAGTTGGataaagaagaattaaGTAAGAATCCTAAATACTTTGAAGAAATTAGTGATTTAACAAAAGAGCAACAGGCAGCAATACACAAACGAGTTATTGAACGTGAACGTGAAAAgtggaataaaaaatttattagggaaaatgaaaaattgaaatttgaGGGCCAAGATCCATTACCAGAAGAGCAACTAAAAGAATGGTTAAATCGTACTGATGAATTAGAAAAACAGCTTGCTCACGAATTAGAAACTGATGAAATTGAAGTTAGAGCCACTTTACTAGATGTAGATAAATTAAAGGCTCAAATAGAAAAACTGGaaaatagaattaaaataaGTACCATTCAATTGAAGGATAAGGAAGATAATTCGCAAGTTGCTTTAGGTACCTCTAAGATTAACTATATTGATCCAAGATTATCGGTAGTGTTTTGTAAAAAGTATGATGTtccaattgaaaaaatctTTACAAAGACTTTACgagaaaaatttaaatggGCTATTGAATCCGTAGATGAAGAATGGagattttag
- the CDC5 gene encoding polo kinase CDC5 (similar to Saccharomyces cerevisiae YMR001C | CDC5 | Cell Division Cycle) yields the protein MSQQQPPLQIVNDKQLNTRSNNVRTPIKNNIGKENYHTQQHSNKRSDHHLEQHRQPAQKKKKEKLSSLCKTPPSLIKMKGRDYHRGPFLGEGGFARCFQMKDDNGKIFAAKTVAKLSIKSDKTKRKLLSEIQIHKSMRHPNIVQFIDCFEDDVNVYILLEICPNGSLMDLLKKRKVITEPEARYFTTQIVGGVKYMHSRRVIHRDLKLGNIFFDSEYNLKIGDFGLAAVLSSERERKYTVCGTPNYIAPEVLTGKHTGHSFEVDIWSIGIMIYAMLIGKPPFQSKDVNKIYQRIKTGDYYFPDDRPITSEAELLIKDILAINPLERPSLNEIMDSVWFRGFFPAAIEKDVMDKVPLYDKHLDPTESLNNFKNCMAKAGILTHNRARESPVHLSASASETGDNINKYDNNLYILPHCLSPGDTKTKYKEVVDIETQRRLNSLARDARINKARQIMIRSNLVSASTNHINSDLSLRILASECHMTLNGLLKCEAEKNLVHLTSSDDLHDERLKHPIIVTKWVDYSNKHGFSYQLSTDDIGVLFNNGCTVLRLADAEEFWYINSDEKDGWVATHYSLADRHVEFHKHLEVVNFFSKYMKTNLSRVSTFIRELYHTEDVFLRRYTRYNQYVMFELSDGTFQFNFKDHHKFVVSESGNLITYISPERENTTYETVKLLKYGSVPKHPDINIKEKVELMKEGLKQKAMVVSRSQQ from the coding sequence atgtctcaacaacaaccacCATTGCAAATAGTCAATGATAAGCAGCTAAATACCCGCTCTAATAATGTCAGAACTccaatcaaaaataacattggcaaagaaaattatcatACTCAACAACATAGTAATAAAAGGTCAGATCATCATTTAGAGCAACATCGCCAGCCCGctcaaaagaaaaagaaagaaaaattatccTCGTTATGTAAAACACCGCCATCGCTAATTAAAATGAAAGGCAGAGATTACCACAGAGGTCCATTCTTAGGAGAGGGTGGTTTTGCACGTTGTTTCCAAATGAAGGATGATAATGGTAAAATATTTGCAGCTAAGACCGTGGCCAAGTTGTCTATTAAGTCAGATAAaaccaaaagaaaattgttATCTGAAATACAGATCCATAAAAGTATGAGGCATCCAAACATAGTCCAATTTATTGATTGCTTTGAAGATGACGTTAACGTTTATATACTATTAGAAATATGTCCTAATGGGTCCTTGAtggatttattaaagaaaaggaaggTCATTACCGAACCAGAAGCCCGTTATTTTACGACACAAATAGTCGGTGGTGTTAAATATATGCATAGTAGAAGAGTTATCCACAGAGATTTAAAATTAggtaatatcttttttgatAGCGAgtataatttgaaaattggaGATTTTGGTCTAGCAGCTGTTCTATCGAGTGAGAGAGAACGTAAATATACAGTTTGCGGTACTCCAAATTATATAGCACCAGAAGTTCTGACAGGGAAGCATACCGGGCATTCTTTTGAGGTTGATATATGGTCAATTGGTATAATGATTTATGCCATGTTGATAGGGAAACCTCCATTTCAATCCAAAGATgttaacaaaatatatcagAGAATTAAGACTGGAGACTACTATTTCCCTGATGATAGACCTATTACCTCCGAAGCTGAACTTTTGATCAAAGATATATTGGCGATTAACCCATTGGAGAGGCCATCTTTGAATGAAATAATGGACTCGGTATGGTTTAGAGGTTTTTTCCCAGCagcaattgaaaaagatgTCATGGATAAGGTTCCGTTATATGATAAGCATTTAGATCCAACCGAGTCgttgaataattttaaaaattgcaTGGCTAAAGCCGGAATTCTAACACACAATAGAGCTAGAGAGTCGCCAGTACATTTATCCGCATCCGCTAGCGAAACTGGCGacaatatcaataaatatGACAATAATCTTTATATTCTACCACACTGCTTATCACCAGGTGATACTAAGACGAAATATAAGGAGGTTGTTGATATTGAAACACAACGGAGGTTGAATTCGTTGGCAAGAGATGCCAGAATAAATAAGGCTAGACAGATTATGATCAGAAGTAATTTGGTTTCAGCCTCTACTAATCATATTAACTCTGATTTATCGCTAAGAATATTGGCCAGCGAGTGTCATATGACGTTGAACGGGTTACTAAAATGCGAAGCTGAAAAAAATCTGGTGCATCTAACTTCTAGTGATGATTTACACGACGAAAGGTTAAAACACcctattattgttaccaAATGGGTTGATTATTCTAATAAACATGGGTTTTCATACCAACTATCTACAGACGATATCGGTGTTCTTTTTAACAATGGCTGTACGGTATTGAGATTGGCTGATGCAGAAGAATTTTGGTATATTAATTCAGATGAGAAGGACGGTTGGGTAGCTACGCATTATTCGTTGGCTGATAGACATGTGGAATTCCATAAACATTTGGAAGtggttaattttttctctaaATATATGAAAACCAATTTAAGCCGGGTGTCCACCTTTATTAGAGAACTTTACCACACCGAAGATGTTTTTTTGAGAAGATATACAAGATATAATCAGTATGTCATGTTTGAATTGAGTGATGGTACAtttcaatttaattttaaggATCACCATAAGTTTGTTGTATCAGAAAGTGGTAACCTAATAACGTATATATCGCCAGAACGAGAAAATACAACATATGAAACTGTAAAATTGTTGAAATACGGGTCAGTTCCAAAACACCCagatattaatataaaagaaaaggtgGAACTAATGAAAGAAggtttaaaacaaaaggcTATGGTAGTTTCTAGGAGTCAACAgtaa
- the RPB11 gene encoding DNA-directed RNA polymerase II core subunit RPB11 (similar to Saccharomyces cerevisiae YOL005C | RPB11 | RNA Polymerase B), which produces MNAPDRFELFLLPDGVPKLQIEPDTKAPNAIVITFEKEDHTLGNLIRAQLLEDKGVLFAAYKVEHPLFARFKMRIQTVEGYDPKDALQNACNSIIGQLSHLQSSFETEWNLQTLASDEGTLATNINV; this is translated from the coding sequence atgAATGCTCCAGATagatttgaattatttttgttaccAGATGGTGTGCCTAAATTACAAATAGAACCGGATACAAAAGCACCAAACGCCATTGTGATAACGTTTGAAAAGGAAGATCATACCTTAGGTAATTTAATAAGAGCTCAGTTACTAGAGGACAAAGGTGTTTTATTTGCTGCTTACAAAGTAGAGCATCCGCTATTCGCTAGGTTTAAAATGAGAATACAAACCGTTGAAGGGTATGATCCTAAAGATGCTTTACAAAATGCCTgtaatagtattattggCCAATTATCTCATTTACAATCTAGTTTCGAAACAGAGTGGAATTTACAAACCTTAGCTTCTGATGAAGGCACTCTGGCTACCAACATTAACGTATGA